One Cicer arietinum cultivar CDC Frontier isolate Library 1 chromosome 8, Cicar.CDCFrontier_v2.0, whole genome shotgun sequence DNA segment encodes these proteins:
- the LOC101489895 gene encoding uncharacterized protein, translated as MGSHLFLLFSSSIIFASGILFLTAESKTHWGDIKVLKELKQKLNPDSVYPGSCVSTWDFNHDPCDNLFSEKFTCGFRCDVVVSKLSRLTELSLDQAGYSGSLSTITFNLPYLETLDFSNNFFTGNFPESLSNLTRLSRLSLSTNSFTGEIPFSFGTSLSNLQELYLDNNNLQGTIPSSFNNLQRLTRLELQNNKFYGNVPDLGYLKNLYYMDLSNNGFSGVPFSLPVSLVQISIRNNNLNGSLSSESFKNLMYLQVVDLSSNKISGNAPSIFFELPSLQQLTLSYNEFSSIEVPSYGTESLSELIAVDLSNNKLQGVLPLFLAMMPKLSSLSLENNRFTGLIPVQFALKTVYPEIGIAPFGRLLLGGNYLFGGIPRPLLVLKQDYANVSLVDNCLYRCPHRFFFCQGGQQKSSSQCFNVIIP; from the coding sequence ATGGGGTCTCATCTTTTCCTTCTATTTTCATCATCAATCATCTTCGCTTCAGGAATATTATTTCTCACAGCTGAATCAAAAACACATTGGGGTGACATAAAAGTTCTAAAGGaactaaaacaaaaactaaaccCTGATTCCGTGTATCCAGGTTCATGCGTTTCCACCTGGGACTTCAATCACGACCCTTGCGATAATCTCTTCAGCGAAAAATTCACTTGCGGTTTCAGATGCGACGTCGTCGTTTCCAAACTGAGTCGACTCACCGAACTCAGTCTCGACCAAGCTGGTTACTCTGGCTCACTCTCCACCATCACTTTTAACCTTCCTTATCTCGAAACTCTCGATTTTTCAAACAACTTCTTCACCGGTAACTTTCCCGAATCACTTTCAAACTTAACTCGTCTGAGTCGACTCAGTCTATCGACAAACTCGTTCACCGGTGAAATTCCCTTTTCCTTCGGAACTTCCCTTTCCAACCTCCAAGAGTTGTATCTCGATAACAACAATCTTCAAGGAACAATTCCTTCGAGTTTCAACAATCTTCAAAGATTAACAAGACTTGAACttcaaaacaataaattttacgGAAATGTCCCTGATTTGGGTTATTTGAAAAACCTTTACTACATGGATCTAAGCAACAATGGATTCTCCGGTGTACCGTTTTCATTACCGGTTTCTTTAGTTCAGATTTCAATAAGGAACAACAATTTAAACGGTTCTTTATCCTCTGAAAGCTTCAAGAATTTGATGTATCTACAAGTAGTTGATTTGAGTTCAAACAAAATCAGTGGAAATGCTCCTTCGATTTTCTTCGAGCTTCCATCGTTGCAACAGTTAACACTTTCATACAACGAATTTTCTTCCATTGAAGTTCCATCTTACGGAACAGAATCGCTGAGCGAGCTTATAGCTGTTGATTTAAGCAACAACAAGCTTCAAGGTGTTTTACCTTTGTTTTTGGCTATGATGCCAAAGCTTTCGTCTTTGTCTTTGGAGAATAACCGGTTCACCGGTTTGATTCCGGTTCAGTTTGCATTGAAAACGGTTTATCCGGAAATTGGGATTGCCCCGTTTGGTAGGCTTTTGTTAGGGGGTAATTATTTGTTTGGAGGGATACCTCGTCCTTTGTTGGTTCTTAAACAAGATTATGCTAATGTGAGTTTAGTTGATAATTGTTTGTATAGGTGTCCTCATAGATTCTTTTTTTGTCAAGGTGGACAACAGAAATCATCATCACAATGTTTCAATGTAATTATCCCTtag
- the LOC101490232 gene encoding agamous-like MADS-box protein TM6 isoform X1, whose protein sequence is MGRGKIEIKLIENPTNRQVTYSKRRNGIFKKAHELSVLCDAKVSLIMFSKNNKMHEYITPGLSTKKIIDQYQKTVGDIDLWRSHYEKMLENLKKLKDINNKLRRQIRHRIGEGGLELDDLSFQQLRSLEDDMVSSIAKIRDRKFHVIKTRTDTCRKKVRSLEQMNGNLLLELEKCVIHHPSFIFHDEGEEESLANGASTLYAFCHHHSHLNHHHIPHHHHGGEEEAFKTDDLRLA, encoded by the exons atggGTCGTGGAAAGATTGAGATAAAGTTGATTGAGAATCCTACTAACAGGCAAGTTACATACTCAAAGAGACGCAATGGTATCTTCAAGAAAGCTCATGAACTTAGTGTTCTTTGTGATGCTAAGGTTTCACTTATCATGTTCTCCAAAAACAACAAGATGCATGAATACATCACTCCTGGCCTTTCTACAAAGAAGATCATTGATCAGTATCAGAAGACTGTAGGGGATATTGATCTCTGGCGTTCTCACTATGAG AAAATGCTTGAAAACTTGAAGAAACTGAAAGATATTAACAATAAACTGAGAAGACAGATAAGACATAGAATAGGTGAGGGTGGTTTGGAATTGGATGATCTCAGCTTCCAACAACTGCGTTCTCTTGAAGATGATATGGTTTCTTCCATTGCAAAAATACGCGACAGAAAG TTCCATGTGATCAAAACTCGAACTGATACCTGTAGGAAAAAG GTTAGAAGCTTGGAGCAGATGAATGGAAATCTCCTACTTGAACTT GAAAAGTGTGTGATCCATCATCCATCATTTATTTTCCACGATGAAGGAGAGGAGGAATCATTGGCGAACGGTGCATCCACCCTGTATGCATTCTGTCACCACCATTCTCATCTGAATCATCATCACATTCCTCACCACCACCATGGAGGAGAAGAAGAAGCCTTTAAAACTGATGATTTGCGCCTTGCTTGA
- the LOC101489578 gene encoding LOW QUALITY PROTEIN: probable ubiquitin-conjugating enzyme E2 16 (The sequence of the model RefSeq protein was modified relative to this genomic sequence to represent the inferred CDS: deleted 1 base in 1 codon), translated as MTSSSAASRKNLSKIACNRLQKELVEWQVNPPAGFKHKVTDNLQRWVIEVAGAPGTLYSNETYQLQVDFPENYPMEAPQVIFLHPAPLHPHIYSNGHICLDILYDSWSPAMTVSSICISILSMLSSSTVKQRPEDNDRYVKNCRNGRSPRRQGGGSMMTKYDN; from the exons ATGACTAGTTCTTCAGCTGCTTCTCGCAAG AATCTGAGTAAGATTGCCTGCAATAGACTCCAGAAAGAACTCGTCGAGTGGCAAGTTAATCCCCCAGCTGGTTTCAAGCACAAAGTCACCGACAATCTCCAAAG GTGGGTTATTGAAGTTGCTGGAGCTCCTGGAACACTTTACTCCAATGAGACCTATCAGCTTCAGGTTGATTTTCCTGAGAATTACCCAATGGAAGCTCCACAG GTCATATTCTTGCATCCGGCTCCATTGCATCCTCATATCTATAGCAATGGTCATATTTGTTTAG ATATATTATATGATTCATGGTCTCCTGCCATGACTGTTAGTTCTATCTGCATTAGCATTCTGTCAATGCTTTCAAGCTCAACTGTAAAG CAACGCCCTGAAGATAATGACCGCTATGTAAAGAACTGCAGAAATGGAAGATCA CCAAGGAGACAAGGTGGTGGTTCCATGATGACAAAGTATGATAACTAG
- the LOC101490232 gene encoding agamous-like MADS-box protein TM6 isoform X3 encodes MGRGKIEIKLIENPTNRQVTYSKRRNGIFKKAHELSVLCDAKVSLIMFSKNNKMHEYITPGLSTKKIIDQYQKTVGDIDLWRSHYEKMLENLKKLKDINNKLRRQIRHRIGEGGLELDDLSFQQLRSLEDDMVSSIAKIRDRKFHVIKTRTDTCRKKVRSLEQMNGNLLLELERRNHWRTVHPPCMHSVTTILI; translated from the exons atggGTCGTGGAAAGATTGAGATAAAGTTGATTGAGAATCCTACTAACAGGCAAGTTACATACTCAAAGAGACGCAATGGTATCTTCAAGAAAGCTCATGAACTTAGTGTTCTTTGTGATGCTAAGGTTTCACTTATCATGTTCTCCAAAAACAACAAGATGCATGAATACATCACTCCTGGCCTTTCTACAAAGAAGATCATTGATCAGTATCAGAAGACTGTAGGGGATATTGATCTCTGGCGTTCTCACTATGAG AAAATGCTTGAAAACTTGAAGAAACTGAAAGATATTAACAATAAACTGAGAAGACAGATAAGACATAGAATAGGTGAGGGTGGTTTGGAATTGGATGATCTCAGCTTCCAACAACTGCGTTCTCTTGAAGATGATATGGTTTCTTCCATTGCAAAAATACGCGACAGAAAG TTCCATGTGATCAAAACTCGAACTGATACCTGTAGGAAAAAG GTTAGAAGCTTGGAGCAGATGAATGGAAATCTCCTACTTGAACTT GAGAGGAGGAATCATTGGCGAACGGTGCATCCACCCTGTATGCATTCTGTCACCACCATTCTCATCTGA
- the LOC101490232 gene encoding agamous-like MADS-box protein TM6 isoform X2, producing the protein MGRGKIEIKLIENPTNRQVTYSKRRNGIFKKAHELSVLCDAKVSLIMFSKNNKMHEYITPGLSTKKIIDQYQKTVGDIDLWRSHYEKMLENLKKLKDINNKLRRQIRHRIGEGGLELDDLSFQQLRSLEDDMVSSIAKIRDRKFHVIKTRTDTCRKKVRSLEQMNGNLLLELCVIHHPSFIFHDEGEEESLANGASTLYAFCHHHSHLNHHHIPHHHHGGEEEAFKTDDLRLA; encoded by the exons atggGTCGTGGAAAGATTGAGATAAAGTTGATTGAGAATCCTACTAACAGGCAAGTTACATACTCAAAGAGACGCAATGGTATCTTCAAGAAAGCTCATGAACTTAGTGTTCTTTGTGATGCTAAGGTTTCACTTATCATGTTCTCCAAAAACAACAAGATGCATGAATACATCACTCCTGGCCTTTCTACAAAGAAGATCATTGATCAGTATCAGAAGACTGTAGGGGATATTGATCTCTGGCGTTCTCACTATGAG AAAATGCTTGAAAACTTGAAGAAACTGAAAGATATTAACAATAAACTGAGAAGACAGATAAGACATAGAATAGGTGAGGGTGGTTTGGAATTGGATGATCTCAGCTTCCAACAACTGCGTTCTCTTGAAGATGATATGGTTTCTTCCATTGCAAAAATACGCGACAGAAAG TTCCATGTGATCAAAACTCGAACTGATACCTGTAGGAAAAAG GTTAGAAGCTTGGAGCAGATGAATGGAAATCTCCTACTTGAACTT TGTGTGATCCATCATCCATCATTTATTTTCCACGATGAAGGAGAGGAGGAATCATTGGCGAACGGTGCATCCACCCTGTATGCATTCTGTCACCACCATTCTCATCTGAATCATCATCACATTCCTCACCACCACCATGGAGGAGAAGAAGAAGCCTTTAAAACTGATGATTTGCGCCTTGCTTGA